The following are encoded together in the Humulus lupulus chromosome 5, drHumLupu1.1, whole genome shotgun sequence genome:
- the LOC133779400 gene encoding uncharacterized mitochondrial protein AtMg00820-like: protein MLELAKAGIHKPKLYLSLYAGTSPEPCTFAQASKSTDWQLAMQKEYDALAQNSTWQLVLPPPNAHIVCCKWVYHLKLHSDGSIDRYKARLVAKGYHQAEGLDYFDTFSLVVATATIKVVLHLAVSKDWPIRQHDVSNAFLHGDLF, encoded by the coding sequence ATGCTAGAACTTGCTAAAGCGGGCATTCATAAGCCCAAGTTGTATCTTAGTCTGTATGCAGGTACTTCTCCTGAGCCATGCACGTTTGCTCAAGCTTCCAAGTCTACTGATTGGCAGCTTGCTATGCAGAAAGAATACGATGCTCTTGCCCAAAACTCCACTTGGCAGCTAGTACTTCCTCCTCCCAATGCTCATATTGTTTGCTGTAAGTGGGTTTACCATCTCAAATTACATTCTGATGGTTCTATTGATCGGTATAAGGCCCGTCTTGTGGCCAAAGGTTACCATCAAGCTGAAGGTTTGGATTATTTTGATACATTTAGTCTTGTTGTCGCGACTGCCACTATCAAAGTTGTGCTACATTTAGCTGTTAGTAAGGATTGGCCTATTCGTCAACATGATGTATCTAATGCCTTTCTTCATGGTGATCTTTTTTAA